Proteins encoded together in one Hylaeus volcanicus isolate JK05 chromosome 3, UHH_iyHylVolc1.0_haploid, whole genome shotgun sequence window:
- the LOC128874199 gene encoding coatomer subunit delta, with protein sequence MVLIAAAVCTKAGKTIISRQFVEMTKARIEGLLAAFPKLMSTGKQHTFVETESVRYVYQPLEKVYMLLITTKASNILEDLETLRLFARVIPEYCNSIDELEIAENAFNLIFAFDEIVALGYRESVNLAQIRTFVEMDSHEEKVYQAVRMTQEREARNKMREKAKELQRQRMEANKKSGLKNPGFGNAYGNSGNFTPTPSVGDTANFMPEPIRPLYTPTQKTANTGPGAMKLGGKSRDVDSFVDQLKEEGENVVSTPLPASGAKPTSIAPQITNTESVHLRQEERLNVRIGRDGGLQHFELHGLVTLHISDEKWGRIRVQLENNDARGIQLQTHPNVDKELFRSRGQIGLKIPTKPFPLNTDVGVLKWRLQAQDETALPISINCWPSENGEGGCDVNIEYELEQVNLELNDVQINIPLPMGCTPIVSECDGQYTHEARRNTLVWSLPIVDATAKSGSMEFSAPSSTPSNFFPLHISFSSKTSYVNIKVSEVLLVEDESPVKYSVETVFFTDNYEVV encoded by the exons atg GTACTTATCGCTGCAGCCGTCTGCACTAAAGCAGGCAAAA ctATTATTTCTCGTCAGTTCGTTGAAATGACTAAAGCTAGAATAGAAGGTTTACTTGCTGCATTTCCAAAATTAATGAGTACTGGAAAACAACATACATTTGTAGAAACAGAGTCTGTGAGATATGTCTATCAACCTTTGGAAAAAGTGTATATGCTACTGATTACAACAAAAGCTAGTAATATATTAGAAGATTTAGAAACATTAAGACTTTTTGCAAGAGTT ATTCCAGAATATTGTAATTCAATAGATGAACTTGAAATAGCGGAAAACGCATTCAATTTGATATTTGCATTTGATGAAATAGTTGCATTGGGATATAGAGAGAGTGTCAACTTAGCACAAATCAGAACATTTGTGGAAATGGATTCACACGAGGAAAAAGTCTATCAAGCAGTGAGAATGACTCAAGAACGAGAAGCTAGAAATAAAATGCGTGAGAAAGCGAAGGAATTACAAAGGCAACGAATGGAAGCAAATAAAAAGAGTGGTCTTAAAAATCCTGGATTTGGTAATGCTTATGGTAACAGTGGTAACTTCACGCCAACTCCTAGCGTAGGAGATACCGCTAACTTCATGCCAGAACCAATTAGACCTTTGTATACACCGACACa aaaaacaGCTAATACTGGACCAGGCGCGATGAAATTAGGAGGAAAATCTCGTGATGTTGATTCTTTTGTCGATCAGttaaaagaagaaggagaaaatGTTGTATCTACACCTTTACCTGCATCGGGTGCAAAACCAACATCGATTGCACCGCAGATAACCAATACAGAATc AGTTCACCTGCGACAAGAAGAGCGACTTAATGTACGAATTGGTCGAGATGGTGGCTTACAACACTTTGAATTACATGGTTTGGTTACATTACACATTTCGGATGAAAAATGGGGTCGAATTCGTGTacaattggaaaataatgatgCAAGAGGAATTCAGTTACAAACACATCCTAATGTAGACAAGGAATTATTCAGGTCTCGCGGTCAAATAGGTTTAAAGATTCCTACAAAACCATTCCCATTGAATACCGATGTTGGGGTATTAAAGTGGCGTTTACAAGCTCAAGATGAAACAGCATTACCTATTTCGA TAAATTGCTGGCCTTCCGAAAATGGAGAAGGTGGATGCGATGTCAACATAGAATATGAATTAGAACAAGTTAATCTTGAACTAAATGatgttcaaataaacattccGTTGCCCATGGGTTGCACTCCCATTGTGAGTGAATGCGACGGACAATATACGCACGAAGCACGACGAAACACACTTGTGTGGTCTTTACCAATTGTTGATGCAACAGCAAAATCAGGTTCAATGGAATTCTCAGCACCCTCTTCTACCCCTTCtaatttctttcctcttcATATCTCATTTTCATCAAAGACGTCGTATGTCAATATTAAG gtATCCGAAGTTTTACTTGTAGAAGATGAAAGTCCTGTTAAGTATTCGGTAGAAACAGTTTTCTTTACTGATAATTATGAAGTGGTATAA
- the LOC128874196 gene encoding DNA-dependent metalloprotease SPRTN isoform X1 encodes MIKSQESRDFELARKLYQEDNYFGLTENAILPKNKNKENYKPRTLIDQTLELIDPTPNIYTLFMQFNERFFWNVLLPVEVKWSPRMTSCAGVCTFHPRNRQCIISLSAPLLKLRPRKDLVETLLHEMIHGYLFLTNNNRDRDGHGPEFCKHMNRINKEAGTKITIYHSFNDEVKLYQQHWWRCNGPCRERAPYFGIVRRAMNRAPGPNDYWWQKHQQICGGQYTKIKEPENYKAKTSKNKEKANLVSKNNISTNNLFDWLKKPNSTTASTATSIPINVKPLPNTPDSLNKYKRHSTNTNNVQGWGVKGPNSSHKSIAVPTDTFTPTKIKPVSNNPDLSNGFKKLGTSTNSVHGWGVRGPTTGSKNSQKFISTPLLASTPKKIKPHSNTPDFLNRFKKLGNNTNNVHGWGTGGPNGSNNTQKSTSLISNNPKFSSSGTLGGSTTGRSNLLSKFDNRKNHPDFNRNIKVSKEITGASTVAKAGKSPIDSQSTNMVKLVECPICSNFVPSSDIDKHVDSCLIISDNISSTKAQVKVDETSSTQKRKINMSTFSSKQPKLDQSENIRVTNCPVCDKSFEYTSINEHLDKCLLDANEQDNSTIKLDNTNVASEMKNESIISISSTSSNSSSFSITEDLKDLYSKPKPQKKNAIDNSQKCLVCNMFIPPEMSLNDHLEDCIGNLFNDDSELSIDYDDVKMSEKSPEVPVDQNNRYLCPVCTLLISESFMNQHLDECLKNT; translated from the exons ATGATAAAGTCTCAAGAATCTCGTGATTTTGAATTAGCTCGTAAATTATACCAAGAAGACAATTACTTTGGACTGAcggaaaatgcaattttacCTAAGAAT aagaataaagaaaattacaaaccAAGAACCTTAATTGATCAAACTTTGGAACTAATTGATCCAACTCCCAATATTTATACACTATTTATGCAATTTAATGAACGGTTCTTTTGGAATGTGTTACTGCCTGTAGAAGTTAAATGGAGCCCTAGAATGACAAG ttgTGCTGGTGTATGTACTTTTCATCCTAGAAATCGACAATGTATAATTTCACTTAGTGCACCATTATTAAAACTTAGACCAAGGAAAGATCTTGTAGAAACTCTATTG CATGAAATGATCCatggatatttatttctcacaAATAACAATCGTGATAGAGATGGACATGGCCCAGAGTTTTGTAAACATATgaacagaataaataaagaagctGGAACAAAAATAACT ATATATCATAGCTTTAATGATGAAGTTAAACTGTACCAACAACATTGGTGGAGATGTAATGGTCCTTGTCGAGAAAGAGCTCCATATTTTGGAATAGTACGTAGAGCTATGAATCGTGCACCAGGTCCAAATGATTATTGGTGGCAAAAACATCAACAAATATGTGGTGGTCAATatactaaaattaaagaacCAGAAAACTATAAGGCAAAAACCtcaaaaaacaaagaaaaagcaaACCTGGTttcaaaaaacaatatttcaacaaataatttgtttgacTGGCTTAAAAAGCCTAATTCTACTACTGCATCTACAGCCACATCTATACCAATAAATGTCAAACCACTTCCAAATACTCCAGATTcattaaacaaatacaaaagaCATAGCACTAATACAAATAATGTTCAAGGTTGGGGTGTAAAAGGCCCAAATAGTTCACATAAGTCTATTGCTGTACCAACAGATACTTTCACTCCAACGAAAATCAAACCAGTTTCAAATAATCCGGATTTATCAAACGGATTTAAAAAACTCGGAACTAGTACAAACAGTGTTCATGGTTGGGGTGTAAGAGGTCCAACAACTGGttcaaaaaattcacaaaaatttatttctacaccACTACTTGCATCTACTCCAAAAAAAATCAAACCACACTCAAACACTCCAGATTTCTTAAACAGATTCAAAAAACTtggaaataatacaaataatgttCATGGTTGGGGTACAGGAGGTCCAAATGGCTCAAATAATACACAGAAATCTACTagtttaatttctaataatccTAAATTCTCTTCCTCTGGAACTCTTGGTGGTTCTACCACAGGACGAAGTAATTTGTTGAGTAAATTTGATAATAGGAAGAATCATCCTGACTTCAatcgaaatattaaagtatcAAAAGAAATAACGGGTGCATCCACTGTCGCAAAAGCAGGAAAATCGCCTATTGATAGTCAATCGACAAATATGGTGAAACTTGTAGAATGTCCAATATGCAGTAATTTCGTGCCAAGCAGTGACATAGATAAGCATGTAGattcttgtttaataatatctgATAATATCAGTTCTACCAAAGCACAAGTAAAAGTAGACGAAACCTCATCCacacagaaaagaaaaatcaatatgAGTACGTTCTCAAGCAAACAACCAAAATTAGATCAATCAGAAAATATAAGAGTGACAAATTGTCCTGTCTGTGATAAAAGTTTTGAATATACGAGTATTAATGAGCATCTCGATAAATGTCTTTTAGATGCAAATGAACAAGATAATTCGACTATTAAATTAGATAATACAAATGTTGcaagtgaaatgaaaaatgaaagcatAATTTCCATAAGTAGTACTAGTAGTAATTCATCCTCCTTTTCAATTACTGAAGACTTGAAAGATCTTTATTCTAAGCCAAAGCCtcagaaaaaaaatgcaattgacaattcacaaaaatgtttagtttGTAATATGTTTATTCCTCCCGAGATGTCATTAAATGACCACTTAGAAGACTGTATTGGAAATCTTTTTAACGATGATTCAGAACTGTCAATAGATTATGATGATGTAAAAATGTCAGAAAAATCTCCCGAAGTACCAGTTGACCAGAATAATAGATATCTTTGTCCTGTTTGCACACTATTAATATCAGAGTCTTTCATGAATCAACATTTAGATGAATGTCTGAAAAACACGTGA
- the LOC128874196 gene encoding DNA-dependent metalloprotease SPRTN isoform X2: MIKSQESRDFELARKLYQEDNYFGLTENAILPKNNKENYKPRTLIDQTLELIDPTPNIYTLFMQFNERFFWNVLLPVEVKWSPRMTSCAGVCTFHPRNRQCIISLSAPLLKLRPRKDLVETLLHEMIHGYLFLTNNNRDRDGHGPEFCKHMNRINKEAGTKITIYHSFNDEVKLYQQHWWRCNGPCRERAPYFGIVRRAMNRAPGPNDYWWQKHQQICGGQYTKIKEPENYKAKTSKNKEKANLVSKNNISTNNLFDWLKKPNSTTASTATSIPINVKPLPNTPDSLNKYKRHSTNTNNVQGWGVKGPNSSHKSIAVPTDTFTPTKIKPVSNNPDLSNGFKKLGTSTNSVHGWGVRGPTTGSKNSQKFISTPLLASTPKKIKPHSNTPDFLNRFKKLGNNTNNVHGWGTGGPNGSNNTQKSTSLISNNPKFSSSGTLGGSTTGRSNLLSKFDNRKNHPDFNRNIKVSKEITGASTVAKAGKSPIDSQSTNMVKLVECPICSNFVPSSDIDKHVDSCLIISDNISSTKAQVKVDETSSTQKRKINMSTFSSKQPKLDQSENIRVTNCPVCDKSFEYTSINEHLDKCLLDANEQDNSTIKLDNTNVASEMKNESIISISSTSSNSSSFSITEDLKDLYSKPKPQKKNAIDNSQKCLVCNMFIPPEMSLNDHLEDCIGNLFNDDSELSIDYDDVKMSEKSPEVPVDQNNRYLCPVCTLLISESFMNQHLDECLKNT, translated from the exons ATGATAAAGTCTCAAGAATCTCGTGATTTTGAATTAGCTCGTAAATTATACCAAGAAGACAATTACTTTGGACTGAcggaaaatgcaattttacCTAAGAAT aataaagaaaattacaaaccAAGAACCTTAATTGATCAAACTTTGGAACTAATTGATCCAACTCCCAATATTTATACACTATTTATGCAATTTAATGAACGGTTCTTTTGGAATGTGTTACTGCCTGTAGAAGTTAAATGGAGCCCTAGAATGACAAG ttgTGCTGGTGTATGTACTTTTCATCCTAGAAATCGACAATGTATAATTTCACTTAGTGCACCATTATTAAAACTTAGACCAAGGAAAGATCTTGTAGAAACTCTATTG CATGAAATGATCCatggatatttatttctcacaAATAACAATCGTGATAGAGATGGACATGGCCCAGAGTTTTGTAAACATATgaacagaataaataaagaagctGGAACAAAAATAACT ATATATCATAGCTTTAATGATGAAGTTAAACTGTACCAACAACATTGGTGGAGATGTAATGGTCCTTGTCGAGAAAGAGCTCCATATTTTGGAATAGTACGTAGAGCTATGAATCGTGCACCAGGTCCAAATGATTATTGGTGGCAAAAACATCAACAAATATGTGGTGGTCAATatactaaaattaaagaacCAGAAAACTATAAGGCAAAAACCtcaaaaaacaaagaaaaagcaaACCTGGTttcaaaaaacaatatttcaacaaataatttgtttgacTGGCTTAAAAAGCCTAATTCTACTACTGCATCTACAGCCACATCTATACCAATAAATGTCAAACCACTTCCAAATACTCCAGATTcattaaacaaatacaaaagaCATAGCACTAATACAAATAATGTTCAAGGTTGGGGTGTAAAAGGCCCAAATAGTTCACATAAGTCTATTGCTGTACCAACAGATACTTTCACTCCAACGAAAATCAAACCAGTTTCAAATAATCCGGATTTATCAAACGGATTTAAAAAACTCGGAACTAGTACAAACAGTGTTCATGGTTGGGGTGTAAGAGGTCCAACAACTGGttcaaaaaattcacaaaaatttatttctacaccACTACTTGCATCTACTCCAAAAAAAATCAAACCACACTCAAACACTCCAGATTTCTTAAACAGATTCAAAAAACTtggaaataatacaaataatgttCATGGTTGGGGTACAGGAGGTCCAAATGGCTCAAATAATACACAGAAATCTACTagtttaatttctaataatccTAAATTCTCTTCCTCTGGAACTCTTGGTGGTTCTACCACAGGACGAAGTAATTTGTTGAGTAAATTTGATAATAGGAAGAATCATCCTGACTTCAatcgaaatattaaagtatcAAAAGAAATAACGGGTGCATCCACTGTCGCAAAAGCAGGAAAATCGCCTATTGATAGTCAATCGACAAATATGGTGAAACTTGTAGAATGTCCAATATGCAGTAATTTCGTGCCAAGCAGTGACATAGATAAGCATGTAGattcttgtttaataatatctgATAATATCAGTTCTACCAAAGCACAAGTAAAAGTAGACGAAACCTCATCCacacagaaaagaaaaatcaatatgAGTACGTTCTCAAGCAAACAACCAAAATTAGATCAATCAGAAAATATAAGAGTGACAAATTGTCCTGTCTGTGATAAAAGTTTTGAATATACGAGTATTAATGAGCATCTCGATAAATGTCTTTTAGATGCAAATGAACAAGATAATTCGACTATTAAATTAGATAATACAAATGTTGcaagtgaaatgaaaaatgaaagcatAATTTCCATAAGTAGTACTAGTAGTAATTCATCCTCCTTTTCAATTACTGAAGACTTGAAAGATCTTTATTCTAAGCCAAAGCCtcagaaaaaaaatgcaattgacaattcacaaaaatgtttagtttGTAATATGTTTATTCCTCCCGAGATGTCATTAAATGACCACTTAGAAGACTGTATTGGAAATCTTTTTAACGATGATTCAGAACTGTCAATAGATTATGATGATGTAAAAATGTCAGAAAAATCTCCCGAAGTACCAGTTGACCAGAATAATAGATATCTTTGTCCTGTTTGCACACTATTAATATCAGAGTCTTTCATGAATCAACATTTAGATGAATGTCTGAAAAACACGTGA